In Helicoverpa zea isolate HzStark_Cry1AcR chromosome 3, ilHelZeax1.1, whole genome shotgun sequence, the following proteins share a genomic window:
- the LOC124646349 gene encoding myosin-VIIa-like isoform X1 — protein MADRVSLSDFVWLKPPGRSEFDVPIAVKVLKSSGDKIEVKDDDGYVFFASIQNVLKPLHSTSIQGVEDMITLGDLQEYTILHNLHMRYNKQLIYTYTGSMLIAINPYEILPIYTMDQIHFYQERSLGDIPPHIFAIGDNSYRELLATSSNQCIVISGESGAGKTESTKLLLQYLAAASGKHSWIEQQIQETNPILEAFGNAKTVRNDNSSRFGKYVNIYFSKKGVIEGGNIDQYLLEKSRIVYQNTGERNYHIFYSLVTGLSSDEKKRLELGRPEDYNYLNSGKMLTCDGRNDGLEFNDIRSAFKVLNFPDNEVWGTFSLLAAILHLGNLKFKMMSSNNIESSEINDSVGATRIANLLGVTKAKLCEALTRKTFVAHGEKVVSLLTVASAMEGRDALVKAIYGHIFEYIVTMINKTLFKDQQLTSGSVGILDIFGFENFDFNSFEQLCINYANENLQQFFVKHIFKLEQEQYAKEGITWTNINYVDNQENLDMIGLKPMNLLSLIDEESRFPKGTDVTLLSKLNSNHGSKSCYITAKSSREYKFGIKHFAGDVSYAVQGFLDKNRDMLTADVKEMMLDSSNEFLKSLFITEYAPTQSGSRKTVSLSHQFKTSLDALMKTLYACHPFFVRCIKPNEFKKPRIFDKGLCVRQLRYAGLMETAKIRQAGYPIRYGYHDFVHRYRLVAPGIPPAEKTDCKAAAKKICSTVFTDEKYRFGHTKVFLKDYHDTVLEELRHKVLITAVIKVQANARRFIYRKRYLRLRAAAILIQKTYRARGYRSRFLTMRRGYLRIQAVIRSRELRKTFINMRVFFRKLQARCRGYLIRKMVKEKGHIIKGTLVQLNKERAQLIKSGEGLDAVGDNYEKQYSDMMRSIWFVKEVPADNVEQNTTAIDDRYVDDVFGFLKDTATPAGTVRGTGFGVTSTAKPQISSIIPLQSQEMDEEPFDEFNFRKFAATYFLGNTTHQYSRKPLKHPLLDLPSPVDKMAAQALWITILRFMGDLAEPKYADDKPDNVPVMSKLADTLGRAFQKSKEFDEYLQKDVSQTNRNKLMSRTLKNRSKLDEDLMKNLINDEVTNDMYSSWLNSRRTTNLEKLHFIIGHGIIRKELRDEIFCHLCKQLTNNPSKASHARGWILLSLCVGCFPPSERFVKYLRAFIRSGPPGYAPYCEGRLMRTFKNGPRTQPPSWLELQATKTKKPVLLTVTLMDESMKTVQADSASNAEEICQQIAESIGLTDSFGFSLYITLYDKVLSLGSEGEHIMDAISQCEQFAKEQGTPEKSAPWRLFYRKEVFTPWHNPADDPVATNLIYYQVIKGVKFGEYRCNSEKDLAMIAAQQHYVEFGPSIDPNILRRLIVNYIPNQFLQSNDAALTKWEHLVTKAFENSTSIQTKIDPLRCKEDIVIFAKLKWPMLFSRFFEAIKIKGETINKDIVIIAVNWTGIYIVDQLEHILLEISYPEVTYVAFNADKDYDNIGRITIRTIQQEEFEFQSVDAGEMSSLLIYMIDGLKRRSIYVVAQSDLQGYSDASSFLKFKKGDLIVLLQDSTGETLMNTTWGHGLCNGEEGLFPTEQVYILPTLEMPSSTILEVFKKGNINTEKKNLSKYNTIQRKRMHTLENYSKQYFRENHDLNSSISKQSTLTTAKRAIAGDLWAHTREPLRKPLLKKILTDEKLSKNAVAAFFGILKYMGDMPAPKARTVTEYTDEIFRAAVTDINLRDEIYCQVMKQLTNNRIQLSEERGWELMWLMTGNFVCGQTLLKELVDFLKTRPHPIAKECLKRVFKTQKKGARLYPPYIVEVEAIQHRSMQIYHKVYFPDDTDEAFEVESSTKARDLCEQITGRLNLKNSDGFSLFVKIADKVFSVPENYYFFDFIHELVEWMKATRPVRGAGSQMQMNYQIFFMKKLWINTVPGKDKNADQIFYFPQELPKYLRGYHKMSKQDLSELAALIYRARYGSDQSLLPQITHMLEDYVPSDMAKIQNNSQWKSSITKAYLERGSMTENEAKEQFLKKIYLLPTFGTAFFEVKQTSDPTYPEMVVIGINKNGVSVIHPQSRDVLVTHPFSQLSNWSSGNTFFHMTMGNFLRGTKILCETSLGYKMDDLISSYIAVLRQYLN, from the exons TGGGGAAAGTGGAGCCGGTAAAACCGAGAGTACTAAATTGCTACTGCAATATTTAGCTGCAGCCAGCGGCAAGCACTCGTGGATAGAACAACAAATTCAAGAAACAAATCCTATTTTGGAAGCCTTCGGTAACGCCAAAACAGTTAGAAACGACAACTCATCCAGATTCGGCAAATATGTTAACATCTATTTCAGTAAAAAGGGTGTCATCGAAGGAGGTAACATTGACCAGTACCTATTGGAGAAGTCACGAATCGTTTATCAGAACACGGGAGAAAGAAATTATCACATATTCTATTCGCTGGTCACCGGACTATCGTCGGACGAAAAGAAGAGACTTGAATTGGGACGTCCTGAGGATTATAATTATCTAAATTCTGGCAAAATGCTAACATGTGATGGACGAAATGATGGTCTAGAGTTCAATGATATAAGATCAGCTTTTAAAGTGCTGAATTTCCCTGATAATGAAGTTTGGGGGACATTCAGTCTTCTTGCCGCCATATTGCATTTAGGGAACTTGAAATTCAAAATGATGAGTTCGAACAATATTGAATCTTCTGAGATTAATGATTCTGTTGGTGCCACTAGGATTGCTAATCTTTTAGGTGTTACTAAAGCTAAGCTGTGTGAAGCTTTGACGAGGAAAACGTTCGTTGCTCATGGAGAAAAGGTTGTATCGCTACTGACTGTAGCCTCAGCTATGGAAGGCAGGGATGCGCTAGTTAAAGCCATTTACGGACACATTTTCGAGTACATTGTTACGAtgataaacaaaacactgttcAAAGACCAGCAACTCACAAGCGGGTCAGTAGGAATCTTGGATATTTTTGGGTTTGAAAATTTCGACTTCAACAGTTTTGAGCAGCTTTGCATAAACTATGCCAACGAAAACCTGCAACAGTTCTTtgtgaaacatatttttaaactcGAACAAGAGCAGTATGCGAAAGAGGGTATTACATGGACTAATATCAACTATGTAGACAATCAAGAGAATTTGGACATGATAGGATTGAAGCCAATGAATTTACTATCCCTGATTGATGAGGAGTCGAGGTTTCCTAAAGGCACTGACGTAACTTTGTTGTCCAAGTTAAATAGCAACCATGGAAGTAAAAGCTGTTATATAACTGCTAAGTCTTCCCGCGAGTATAAGTTTGGTATCAAACATTTTGCTGGGGATGTGTCGTACGCCGTACAAG GTTTTCTTGACAAAAACAGAGATATGCTAACAGCAGACGTAAAAGAAATGATGTTGGATTCAAGTAACGAATTCTTGAAGAGTCTGTTTATCACTGAGTATGCGCCTACGCAAAGTGGAAGCAGAAAAACTGTCTCACTGAGTCACCAGTTTAAAACATCTCTCGATGCACTTATGAAGACTTTATATGCTTGCCATCCATTCTTTGTTAGATGTATTAAGCCTAACGAGTTCAAAAAACCAagg ATCTTCGATAAAGGTCTTTGCGTTCGTCAACTACGATACGCCGGTTTGATGGAAACAGCTAAAATCAGGCAAGCTGGCTACCCAATCCGCTATGGGTACCACGATTTTGTTCATCGATACCGCCTTGTAGCTCCGGGCATCCCACCGGCCGAGAAAACCGACTGTAAAGCAGCTGCTAAAAAAATCTGCTCAACTGTCTTTACCGACGAGAAATATCGTTTTGGACACACCAAAGTTTTCCTCAAAGATTACCACGATACCGTTCTAGAAGAATTGAGACATAAGGTCCTAATAACAGCAGTGATTAAAGTGCAAGCGAATGCTAGAAGATTTATTTATAGGAAGCGGTACTTGAGACTGCGAGCAGCCGCCATTTTGATCCAGAAGACTTACCGCGCTCGAGGCTACAGGAGTCGATTCTTGACCATGAGGAGAGGATACCTGCGTATACAAGCTGTTATAAGATCCAGAGAACTGAGAAAAACGTTCATAAATATGAGAGTGTTCTTCAGGAAACTCCAAGCGCGCTGTCGAGGTTACCTTATCAGGAAAATGGTTAAAGAAAAGGGTCATATTATTAAGGGAACGTTAGTTCAGTTGAATAAAGAAAGGGCACAACTTATTAAGTCCGGTGAAGGTTTAGATGCAGTGGGTGATAATTATGAGAAGCAGTATAGTGATATGATGAGGTCGATATGGTTCGTGAAAGAAGTACCGGCAGATAATGTTGAACAGAATACTACGGCGATTGATGATAGATATGTTGATGATGTGTTCGGTTTCTTGAAGGATACGGCGACGCCTGCTGGTACAGTAAGAGGCACTGGTTTCGGAGTG ACATCAACAGCCAAACCTCAAATATCAAGCATTATCCCATTACAATCTCAAGAAATGGACGAGGAACCATTCGACGAATTCAACTTCAGGAAGTTTGCAGCCACATACTTCTTAGGCAACACTACGCACCAATATTCTAGAAAGCCATTGAAACATCCTCTATTGGATCTGCCATCGCCTGTAGACAAAATGGCCGCTCAAGCACTATGGATTACTATACTAAGGTTCATGGGAGATTTAGCTGAACCGAAGTATGCTGATGATAAGCCTGACAATGTACCTGTTATGTCGAAATTGGCTGACACTCTTGGACGAGCTTTCCAGAAGAGTAAAGAATTTGAT GAATACTTACAAAAAGATGTATCCCAAACCAATAGAAATAAACTCATGTCCAGAACATTGAAGAATCGCTCTAAACTTGACGAAGATTTAatgaaaaacttaattaatgACGAAGTTACCAATGACATGTATAGCTCTTGGCTTAACTCGAGACGAACTACTAATTTAGAAAAACTGCACTTTATTATTGGCCACGGTATTATAAGGAAAGAACTCag GGACGAAATATTCTGTCACCTATGTAAGCAACTTACTAACAACCCTTCGAAGGCATCACACGCAAGAGGTTGGATCCTATTGTCACTTTGCGTTGGCTGTTTCCCTCCATCCGAACGATTTGTCAAATATCTACGAGCCTTCATACGTTCTGGCCCACCTGGATACGCCCCATACTGTGAAGGTAGACTCATGAGGACCTTCAAGAATGGCCCACGTACGCAACCACCCAGCTGGCTTGAACTCCAAGCTACAAAGACCAAGAAACCTGTCCTACTAACTGTGACATTAATGGACGAATCAATGAAAACGGTCCAAGCGGACTCCGCATCGAACGCCGAAGAAATATGCCAGCAAATAGCTGAGAGTATCGGACTGACAGATTCTTTCGGCTTTTCGCTATACATTACGTTGTATGACAAAGTTCTTTCGCTAGGAAGTGAAGGAGAACACATAATGGATGCTATCTCGCAGTGCGAACAATTTGCTAAAGAACAGGGAACTCCTGAAAAGAGCGCACCATGGAGATTATTCTATCGGAAAGAAGTATTTACTCCTTGGCACAACCCTGCTGATGATCCTGTCGCTACCAACCTCATATACTACCAAGTCATAAAGGGAGTTAAGTTCGGTGAATACAGGTGCAATTCAGAAAAAGATTTAGCCATGATTGCGGCTCAGCAACATTACGTGGAATTTGGACCAAGTATTGatccaaatattttaagaaGACTCATTGTTAACTACATACCAAACCAATTCCTTCAATCAAACGATGCCGCGCTGACAAAATGGGAGCATTTGGTCACAAAAGCGTTCGAAAACTCGACAAGCATTCAAACCAAAATTGATCCTTTGAGGTGTAAAGAAGACATAGTCATATTTGCCAAATTAAAATGGCCTATGCTGTTCTCAAGATTCTTCGAAGCTATCAAAATAAAAGGTGAAACTATCAATAAGGATATAGTCATTATAGCTGTGAACTGGACTGGTATTTACATTGTAGATCAGCTAGAACACATTCTTCTAGAAATATCGTACCCAGAAGTGACTTACGTAGCATTTAACGCTGATAAAGATTACGACAATATTGGTAGGATAACAATCAGAACAATACAGCAAGAAGAATTTGAATTCCAAAGTGTAGACGCTGGCGAAATGAGTTCGCTTTTAATATACATGATCGATGGACTGAAGAGGCGTTCTATTTACGTAGTTGCACAGTCAGATCTGCAAGGTTACAGTGACGCATCCTCCTTCCTCAAGTTTAAGAAAGGTGATCTCATAGTTCTTCTACAGGATTCCACGGGAGAAACGTTGATGAACACGACATGGGGACACGGACTTTGTAACGGTGAAGAAGGTTTATTCCCAACTGAGCAAGTTTACATCCTACCCACATTAGAAATGCCCTCAAGTACCATCCTAGAAGTATTCAAGAAGGGTAACATAAATACGGAaaagaaaaatctttcaaaataCAATACCATTCAAAGAAAGAGAATGCATACGCTCGAAAATTATTCGAAGCAATATTTCAGGGAGAACCACGATCTGAATTCATCGATATCGAAACAATCTACATTAACGACTGCTAAGCGAGCCATCGCTGGCGACTTATGGGCTCACACTAGAGAACCTTTACGCAAACCgcttttaaagaaaatactgaCTGACGAGAAACTTTCGAAGAATGCAGTTGCAGCTTTCTTCGGCATTCTCAAATACATGGGAGATATGCCAGCTCCTAAGGCTAGAACCGTGACTGAATACACAGACGAGATATTTAGAGCTGCTGTTACTGACATTAATTTACGTGACGAGATTTACTGTCAAGTAATGAAACAGTTGACAAACAATAGGATACAGTTAAGTGAAGAGAGGGGCTGGGAGTTAATGTGGCTTATGACTGGCAACTTTGTTTGCGGGCAAACGTTACTGAAAGAGCTGGTTGATTTCCTTAAGACACGACCACATCCGATAGCTAAGGAATGTTTGAAGCGTGTATTCAAAACGCAGAAGAAGGGAGCTAGATTGTATCCCCCGTACATTGTGGAGGTAGAAGCTATTCAACATCGAAGTATGCAGATATACCACAAGGTCTACTTCCCCGATGATACGGACGAAGCTTTCGAAGTGGAATCTTCGACAAAGGCTAGAGACCTCTGTGAACAGATTACAGGAAGATTAAACCTGAAGAACAGTGACGGCTTCAGTCTGTTCGTCAAGATCGCAGATAAAGTGTTCTCGGTGCCTGAAAACTATTACTTCTTTGACTTTATTCATGAGCTTGTAGAATGGATGAAGGCGACGCGTCCAGTACGTGGAG CAGGTTCACAAATGCAAATGAACTACCAAATATTCTTCATGAAAAAGCTTTGGATTAACACAGTCCCTGGGAAGGATAAGAACGCAGATCAAATATTCTATTTCCCGCAAGAACTTCCGAAATACTTGAGAGGGTACCACAAAATGTCTAAACAAGATCTGTCAGAATTAGCAGCATTGATATACAGAGCTAGATATGGAAGCGACCAATCCTTGCTTCCACAAATTACGCATATGCTTGAAGACTACGTACCTTCCGATATGGCAAAGATCCAGAATAATTCGCAATGGAAGTCGTCTATAACTAAGGCGTATTTGGAACGTGGTTCCATGACGGAAAATGAAGCTAAAGAACAGTTCTTGAAGAAAATATACCTGTTGCCAACTTTCGGCACTGCTTTCTTCGAAGTGAAACAAACATCGGATCCTACTTACCCTGAGATGGTGGTCATAGGAATCAACAAGAACGGTGTCAGTGTGATCCATCCTCAGAGTAGA gACGTCTTAGTTACTCATCCGTTTTCTCAACTATCCAATTGGTCATCGGGCAACACCTTCTTCCACATGACCATGGGCAATTTCTTGCGAGGAACTAAGATTTTATGTGAAACTTCTTTGGGATACAAAATGGATGACCTGATTTCGTCGTATATAGCCGTTTTGagacaatatttaaattaa